The following are encoded in a window of Francisella tularensis subsp. tularensis genomic DNA:
- the rsmI gene encoding 16S rRNA (cytidine(1402)-2'-O)-methyltransferase: MNSIEKATLYVVATPIGNLEDITYRALNVLSNVDIILAEDTRVTAKLLASLNIRNNQKLVSCHDFNEESRVQYVKELLDAAKSIALVSDAGTPLISDPGYKIVANLRKENYKVVPIPGVSAVITALSAAGLPSDSFIFKGFLSAKHNKRQQQIREFQQINTTVILYESVHRINYLLEDLLELLPNSNIVVAKELTKQFENFVFGSVQQVYDYFQANQDTLRGEFVVIIDCNSDSEVNDSNNLKIDVDELLKDLLDEMPLNKAVKLVTKITGAKKNFVYEKALKLKDASLN; encoded by the coding sequence GTGAATAGTATAGAAAAAGCAACGCTTTATGTTGTTGCTACACCTATAGGCAATTTAGAGGATATAACTTATCGGGCATTAAACGTTCTAAGTAATGTTGATATAATCCTAGCAGAGGATACCCGTGTCACAGCAAAGCTTTTAGCAAGCCTTAATATCCGTAATAATCAAAAACTAGTTTCTTGCCATGATTTTAATGAAGAGTCTCGTGTACAATATGTCAAGGAGCTTCTCGATGCAGCTAAAAGTATTGCTTTAGTAAGTGATGCAGGAACACCATTAATTTCTGATCCTGGCTATAAGATAGTAGCAAACTTGCGTAAAGAAAATTATAAAGTTGTACCAATACCAGGAGTCAGTGCGGTAATTACAGCTTTATCAGCAGCAGGATTGCCTTCGGATAGTTTTATTTTTAAAGGCTTCTTGTCAGCTAAGCACAACAAAAGGCAACAGCAGATTCGTGAGTTCCAACAAATAAATACCACAGTAATCTTATATGAGTCAGTACATAGGATAAATTACCTTTTAGAAGATTTATTAGAGCTTCTGCCTAATAGTAATATTGTTGTAGCAAAAGAGCTTACTAAACAATTTGAGAATTTCGTCTTTGGTTCAGTGCAACAGGTTTATGATTATTTTCAAGCCAATCAAGATACTCTTAGAGGCGAATTTGTAGTAATTATTGACTGTAATTCTGATAGTGAAGTAAATGATAGTAATAATCTAAAAATAGATGTCGATGAACTTCTAAAGGATCTTCTTGATGAGATGCCGCTTAACAAAGCCGTAAAATTAGTTACAAAAATTACTGGAGCTAAGAAAAACTTTGTTTACGAAAAAGCATTAAAGCTCAAAGATGCAAGTTTGAATTAA
- a CDS encoding YqeG family HAD IIIA-type phosphatase has product MLQRGLYTLKEMFKHRKKLYGLSQGYRIDSIINLSAKLLRQQGIKYLALDFDGVLASHGKSEMHPEVMLWFKDFVTEFPADRIFILSNKPTEARLKYFNGNFPKIRFIAGVAKKPYPDGLNKIIQLVGCQAKELALVDDRLLTGCLACLIAGCYPILITNPYIDTDNYTKEERFFKFLRYSEQKIFL; this is encoded by the coding sequence ATGTTACAGCGTGGATTATATACCTTAAAGGAGATGTTTAAACATCGTAAAAAACTCTACGGATTATCACAAGGATACCGTATCGATAGTATTATAAACCTATCAGCTAAATTGCTAAGGCAACAAGGAATTAAATATTTAGCATTGGACTTTGATGGCGTTCTAGCAAGTCATGGTAAGTCCGAAATGCATCCGGAGGTTATGCTTTGGTTTAAGGATTTTGTTACTGAATTTCCCGCGGACAGAATATTTATCCTCTCAAATAAGCCTACAGAAGCTAGACTTAAGTATTTTAATGGTAATTTTCCTAAAATTAGGTTTATTGCTGGGGTCGCAAAAAAACCATATCCAGATGGACTTAATAAAATCATCCAACTAGTAGGTTGCCAAGCAAAGGAGTTAGCACTTGTTGATGATAGATTGCTTACGGGCTGTCTAGCATGTTTAATTGCTGGTTGCTACCCAATACTTATCACTAATCCTTATATAGATACAGATAACTATACTAAAGAGGAAAGATTCTTTAAATTTTTGCGCTATAGTGAACAAAAAATCTTTCTATAA
- a CDS encoding RCC1 domain-containing protein has protein sequence MKKNILVLILLSLWCNAFASYTFTQTFFGSYDPSLDSNFAYKNDDYRDDAKIEKYNNKFSKDDSDNYNCSFDSSGQIRCGDYKIKNPKYEDKDVAKKIKANFKKLQDVKDISKGDDFNCALDDKDDVYCWGSNKRGQLGSETEKSKIKKPLRIDIDSSINFKKVYTKAHYACALDESGYAYCWGDGSNGEVGNGEKGHFTTPQKVKTDIQFSRLSMARTYTCGVAKQTNQVYCWGKSKKGQTNLDSAVPVEDISNDSRF, from the coding sequence ATGAAAAAAAATATTCTAGTACTAATTTTGCTATCACTGTGGTGTAATGCTTTTGCAAGTTACACATTTACACAGACTTTTTTTGGTTCTTACGATCCTTCATTAGATAGCAATTTTGCCTATAAAAATGATGATTATCGTGATGATGCTAAGATAGAGAAGTATAACAACAAATTCAGCAAAGATGACTCTGATAATTATAATTGCTCTTTCGATAGTTCTGGCCAGATAAGATGTGGTGATTACAAAATCAAAAATCCTAAATATGAAGATAAAGATGTAGCTAAAAAGATCAAAGCAAACTTTAAAAAGCTTCAAGATGTTAAAGATATTAGTAAGGGTGATGATTTTAATTGTGCCCTAGATGATAAAGATGATGTGTATTGTTGGGGCAGTAATAAAAGAGGTCAGCTAGGTAGCGAGACTGAAAAGTCTAAAATTAAAAAACCTTTAAGGATTGATATTGATAGTAGTATAAATTTCAAAAAAGTATATACAAAAGCCCACTATGCCTGTGCTTTAGATGAGAGTGGTTATGCATATTGTTGGGGCGATGGTAGTAACGGTGAGGTTGGTAACGGAGAAAAAGGCCATTTTACAACACCACAAAAAGTCAAAACTGATATCCAATTTAGTAGGCTAAGTATGGCTAGAACCTATACTTGTGGTGTAGCGAAACAAACCAATCAAGTCTACTGCTGGGGCAAAAGTAAAAAGGGTCAAACTAACCTCGACTCTGCAGTACCTGTTGAAGATATAAGTAATGATTCAAGATTCTAA
- a CDS encoding DEAD/DEAH box helicase, translated as MIQDSKQFLTNSRKSKILDEIINQFENCEEFIISVAFITFSGVVCILEVLRQLRAKGIKGKILTGCYLNFTEPKALKKLLEFDNIELKILNDENFHAKGFFFRNKDSWQIILGSSNLTQSALTINNEWNLLIKTSLADVTTQQILAEFDYLFDRAKYPSDILDEYIQIYQRASKLANTSIQRISHKIQPNKIQCEALESLRQLRDSGKNKALIISATGTGKTFLSAFDIASIKPKRCLFVVHRTNIAIKAQETFAKVISDKTLGLYTGGNKTSAEYLFATVQTLKNSKVLANFKSQEFEYIIIDEVHHAEAESYKKVLAHFTPKFLLGMTATPERSDAADIFKLFDYNIAYEIRLHQALEQDLLCPFHYFAVEDLYLESEEILAKNFAKLVSDVRVEHIIEKINFYGYSGQSRAALMFVSNVDEAKELATKLSNKGIKAKALSSQDSEQIRQTTIAQLESGELEIIVTVDIFNEGVDIPCINQIILLRPTQSAIVYIQQLGRGLRKYQDKKFVVILDFIANYTNNFLIAVALSGDNSYDKDELKKFVVSPNNYLAGKSTITFSSIAKEIIYKNIQKTNFSQLKNIKRDYTQLKKELGRIPSLVDFQHYNFISPEVILSTKDTYYDVLKAFKEDIINLDIRQYNILKFLSKEFTPAKRLYEILILEELFKSNSISISELETSLKASLVDFEKTSFTNALLHLSLQIFTINAGRQDYEPLISVNAQEVSLLVADLINKNSFLYKQIIDLIAYNKLIYARKYSQNKSHGLAMYAKYTKKEIAHLLNQDYTNGGVNLAGYRAFGSKALLFMTFDEYKKFGLYDNKFISQQAFSYYSRAAKTLDDPLEKALAENSYQSYVFARINKHDSYFFLGLVSKCLEAKEINASKKLVSYIFELEKPIPKEIWQYFTTIYKNKI; from the coding sequence ATGATTCAAGATTCTAAACAATTTCTGACTAATTCTAGAAAATCAAAAATATTAGATGAAATTATTAATCAGTTTGAGAATTGTGAAGAGTTTATCATAAGTGTTGCCTTTATTACTTTTAGTGGAGTTGTATGTATCTTAGAGGTATTACGTCAACTAAGAGCTAAAGGGATAAAGGGTAAAATTCTTACAGGCTGTTATTTAAATTTTACCGAACCAAAAGCGCTTAAGAAACTCCTTGAGTTTGATAATATTGAGTTAAAAATCCTTAATGATGAAAACTTTCATGCTAAGGGATTCTTTTTTCGTAATAAAGATAGTTGGCAGATAATTCTAGGTAGCTCAAATCTAACTCAATCGGCTCTTACAATTAATAATGAGTGGAATTTGCTTATTAAGACAAGTTTGGCTGATGTTACAACACAGCAAATTCTTGCAGAGTTTGATTATCTTTTTGATAGGGCGAAATATCCTAGCGATATCTTAGATGAGTATATTCAAATATATCAGCGTGCTAGTAAGTTAGCTAATACAAGTATTCAACGTATAAGTCATAAAATACAGCCGAATAAAATTCAATGTGAAGCACTTGAAAGTTTAAGGCAGTTAAGAGATAGTGGCAAAAACAAGGCTTTAATAATAAGTGCTACTGGTACGGGCAAGACTTTTCTAAGTGCCTTTGATATTGCAAGTATAAAACCAAAAAGATGTTTATTTGTCGTACATCGTACAAATATTGCTATAAAAGCACAAGAGACTTTTGCTAAAGTTATTAGCGATAAAACCTTAGGTCTATATACAGGTGGTAATAAAACTTCAGCAGAGTATTTATTTGCTACAGTACAGACACTTAAAAACTCAAAAGTTTTAGCTAATTTTAAAAGCCAAGAATTTGAATACATAATCATCGACGAAGTTCATCATGCAGAAGCTGAAAGTTACAAAAAGGTTTTAGCACACTTTACGCCAAAATTTTTGCTTGGAATGACAGCGACTCCAGAGCGTAGTGATGCTGCCGATATATTCAAACTATTTGATTACAATATAGCTTATGAAATTAGACTCCATCAAGCCCTAGAGCAAGATTTGTTATGTCCATTTCATTATTTTGCTGTTGAAGATTTGTATCTTGAGTCCGAAGAGATTTTAGCCAAAAATTTTGCCAAACTTGTTAGTGATGTGCGTGTTGAGCATATCATCGAAAAGATCAATTTTTATGGTTATAGTGGTCAATCTAGAGCGGCACTAATGTTTGTCAGTAATGTAGATGAGGCAAAAGAGCTTGCTACTAAACTTAGTAACAAAGGTATAAAGGCTAAAGCTTTATCAAGTCAAGATTCTGAGCAAATACGCCAAACAACTATAGCACAGCTTGAGAGCGGTGAACTTGAGATTATTGTGACAGTTGATATCTTTAATGAAGGGGTTGATATCCCATGTATCAATCAGATTATCCTTTTAAGACCTACCCAAAGTGCAATAGTTTACATCCAGCAGCTAGGAAGAGGTTTGCGTAAATATCAAGATAAGAAATTTGTGGTTATCCTTGATTTTATCGCAAACTATACAAATAACTTTCTGATTGCTGTAGCTTTAAGTGGCGATAATAGTTATGATAAGGACGAGCTTAAAAAGTTTGTCGTATCACCAAATAATTACCTAGCTGGTAAAAGTACCATCACTTTTAGTAGTATTGCCAAAGAGATTATTTATAAGAATATTCAAAAAACAAATTTCTCACAGCTAAAAAATATCAAAAGAGACTACACTCAACTAAAAAAAGAGCTTGGTAGAATCCCAAGTTTAGTAGATTTTCAGCACTATAACTTTATTTCTCCAGAAGTTATCTTATCTACCAAAGATACTTACTATGATGTTCTAAAGGCTTTTAAAGAGGATATTATTAACTTAGATATACGTCAGTACAACATCTTAAAGTTTCTTTCAAAAGAATTTACTCCAGCGAAAAGACTTTATGAAATATTGATCTTAGAAGAGCTTTTTAAATCTAACTCTATAAGTATATCCGAGCTTGAAACCTCATTAAAAGCTAGTTTAGTTGACTTTGAAAAGACTAGTTTTACTAATGCGTTATTACATCTATCTTTGCAGATATTTACTATTAATGCAGGTAGACAAGATTATGAGCCGTTAATATCAGTAAATGCTCAAGAGGTTAGTTTGTTGGTTGCTGACTTAATAAATAAGAATAGTTTTTTGTATAAACAAATTATCGACTTAATCGCTTACAATAAGCTGATTTATGCTAGAAAATATTCTCAAAATAAATCTCATGGATTAGCGATGTATGCAAAATATACTAAAAAAGAAATTGCTCATTTGCTTAACCAAGATTATACAAATGGGGGCGTAAACCTTGCTGGATATAGAGCATTTGGTAGCAAAGCACTGTTATTTATGACATTTGATGAGTATAAAAAATTTGGATTATATGATAATAAATTCATCTCACAACAGGCTTTCTCATACTATTCTAGAGCTGCAAAAACACTTGATGATCCTCTAGAAAAAGCACTTGCTGAAAATAGCTATCAAAGTTATGTTTTTGCTAGAATAAATAAGCATGATAGTTATTTTTTTCTAGGATTGGTATCTAAATGTTTAGAGGCTAAAGAGATAAATGCTAGCAAAAAACTTGTTAGCTATATTTTTGAGCTAGAAAAGCCAATTCCTAAAGAAATCTGGCAGTATTTTACAACAATTTATAAAAATAAAATTTGA